TAGTGATTATAATGGGTATTATTATTCACCACTAATGGAGAATGGATACCAGCGATATTTCGATGTCCATTGCCTGTCATCAGCTGTGCATTTCCACCAAACTCATGATAGAAATCACCTTCGGTTTCATTAATGTCATTCCTAGTCGTTGCAGCTACATTCTGATTTGATGGAGAACTCACATCGAAAGAGTTATCAAATGAGTTTTCAGCATGATTTTGCTTCGGAGCTCTTCTAATTCTGTCATCTTTCTTATAAATCCTGCACAGAACCCAATCATCCAGCTGCAACAAAAGGAAAACAATATAATGTTCAATTCAATCAGTATTATACATATTTATAGTTAGGAGAAGCATAATTGTAGTTGAAACGTGCTTACCCTCATGTCGTTATCACCGCTTCTGATTTTTTGATCTTTCGGTTGTTCTTCCTTAACCCTGAACTCATGCATAATCCAATTTGTTTTGTCTCCTTTAGGAGCTTTTCCGTGATAAAAAACCAGTGCCTTCCTGTGTCCAACAATGACACCTTTGTATAGTACATCTTTATCAGCTCCGGTAGCTTTCCAGTAACCATTCCCAGCTGCACGATTTGGCCTTGTACCGTTCCTGTACTTTCTGTCCCTCGGAGTGAAAAAATACCATTCTTTGTCTACTAATCCCTGTTCTACTTCTGTATATTTCATAggtaaatataaattaaaatacaCGATCCAGGGATTAGCATAGAAAGCAGGATGAAGGAAACAAATACTACTATTTCTGATTAGTAAAAGTTATAAAAAATGAGACATCTTATCTATCTTGTTAAAGCAGAACAAAGTTACACATTACAAGTACATTCTTAACAAACAAGCATTCAATTCAAATTGGTTATTACTTGATTACTGACTAGTTATAACAACAAAAACATTTAGTTTATGTTCCAACACGAATGAGAGAGTTTAGTTGATTACTGATTAGTGAAAACAGGATGACGAAATCATCATCTTGGATATCTTGTAAGAACAATACATATTCAGGAACAAACACAAATCGGTGATAATACAAGACTTGTAGTTAAGATGCAATCACAAGTCacaaatcaaaataaaaataaataaattaaagaatGAAAAAGAGATAGCATACGTGTAATGTCCTCAGGATTATACTTGTAAAGCTCGACTTCAGTGATCTTATTATGGGGCAAAGGCTGCTTCTTAACCTTCTTCCACAAATAATGCACTAAAAGTTCATGATCAAACGGATTAAACCGATATCCAGGCAAACATTCAATATCATCATTCTCGTTTACACGAACAGCAGCTTGACCACGATTATTAATCTTATTCTCGATCCTCAAGTCATTTTCAACAACAACAATATCACTTATATTTGAAGTATTTTCTTCCTCCTTGAAACTCTGGAATTGCTTTCTGACCGGGTCCTCCACCTTGAGTTGCGGCTTGTTATCAATACTACTCTCCTCCATAATAAAAACTCTGTGTTTGAAGAAAACtcttgagagagagagagagttgaaAAAACTCAGACTTTACAGCACTACTTCTGCGGATGTCTCCAGTCGTATACTTATATTCAACTTCAATATCAGCATTTTAATACAATACAAATTGTTAGTTGTATTTATCTTCTACTAAAACATGTTTATCTCTTCGGATTAAATTTAACATGTATATTTCAGGTACATGCATTGTTAATATATGGTTTACGTACAtcacttttaaaaataaaagaatgGGCCAAGCCCAATCAACAAACAAATTAATCACAAGTCTCCAAATATTCATATCGTGATTATATGGtacaaatattttcaaaaataaaaatagcaCATATTAATCAGGGtacatattataattttaaactAGGGATTTTTGCCCGCGCTACGCGTtctaaatataattaatttttttaaaaatattaaataatataaagagcGATGTTCACGTAACTTTTCAATAGAACACTAACACAACATTACTCTTTTAACGAATTTTTTTTTACGCGAATATACTTTTTCACATATGTTAGAAAAGTATATTTTGTgttgtaatattttatttttaagaCATTACGTGTTCAATATTACTCGGCGTCTCCTTGTACTTGATAACGTATTCATATAAATAGCATCAATAGCACATCAATAACATAACCACCCTGAAAAGGATTACTTACATTTGAGCTAGATTACATTTGAGAAAGATTACATCTGAAATAGATTTAGAAAATTTAATTTACCACTATTAGCTTACAATTTTGCTGTATAACCAAAATATGTTATGCACAGTATACATGTCAACAATCTTCTTATTAGAAGAAGTTTATAAAACATAGCATATAGATAGATACCCGAGATCATAAGTTATACCTAAGATAATAAAACTTCATTTTTTCTGACATGAGAATTTATAGCAATGACGTTAAATCTTCAAGAGCATAAGTCGAACACTGCAATTGTGACAATCTGAGTTCCTGAGATGTGCCATGATCCAGACCTGTCATATTTCATGAGCTTCATGCTAATGTCCATGATCTGCTATAGTACAAAGGGAGTTTCAGATGGCTATATGAAATATTGGTCCATATAGCAGGTTCTGGTATTAGCAGATGATATCCACAAATGTTAGCATACATATTTGAAAGCGGAGAAATCATCTCTTCCACTCTTCAATTACTCTTATACCAGTATTGGTGACAATACTATATATTTCATTAGAGGTGCTATCTATTTCAGCTGGTCAGTTTAAGTAAATGTTGATCAAGAATGAGAATGAAACAACTAGTCTCTAAACAGCCTAAACATGCTGAGTATGGTAAAAATGAAGACCATTAATATCCTGTGATTTATAAGATCTTCTTATTAGATACATTTCAGAAAATATGAAGATGGAATTGCACATTATACTTGATAAACAGTCACATCTATTACTTATAAAAACTTTCCTGATGAATATTGTGACTAACACAGTATGACTCGAAACAATAGAACAGGTGAATCACAACTTGCATTTGAGGCTGATGCAAGTGATAACATTTAAAAAATGCAGACATTGATTCCATTGTCAAACATTGACACATTTGTGAAAGATGTATTCACTTTAAACTTCCACTATAAGCTAGAAATGTGTCCGTAAACCAAAAACATGTTATGCACAACATATACGTCAAGAATCTTGTAATCAAAATAAGGTTATAGAAATATGGCATAAAGATAGTTAGATAAAAATTCTAGATACATAGGTTCAATTGAAGATAACACAATTCCATTGCGTAAATTTAATAATTCATAGCATAAAGTAAAATCTTGAAAAATATTAGTTGAAGAGTGTATTTGTGACATTTTGAATTCCAGAGATGTGACATCTTCAAACCCTCTGGCCATAATGCACCTTCTTCCTGATAGTTTCCTTGGACTGCTCTAGTGCAAAGTGAATTCCACAAGTCTACCTCAAGCGGAGGTCCATCTAGCAGGTCTAATGGTCTATTACTCCGTGCATTTGGACATATTTTGTTTGCTGGGAGGAGGATATTATTTCCAGCAATGTTATTGTACATGTCTGAAAGTAGAGTAATAATATCTCACTCTTCCTCTCATATAGTATTGGTTACCATCATATACATTTCAGTAGCGGTACTATCTAATTCAGTTGGTCTATATAATGCCTTAAAGAAAACGTAAGCAAATCTGGATGGGAAATATGTAGAAGATAGATTTGATAAAACCTGAAGATTAAAATCAATATTATGCCTCTGCAACAGTCTGAGAGATGAGTTAAAGAAGCTTGCCTGAGGAACATTGTGTCTAACACAAAAAGAAATGAAACGATAGGACTGGTCACGTGTAACTTCCATTTGATGCTGATGAAAGTCATATAGCTTATCCCAGTCAAGAGCTTCAAGGACATAGTTGATATGTTTCTCTGGTTGTTTACGCTCCCATACTAACAAAAACTTCACAAACAAACTGAAGCTTTCTGTCTGAAAAATAAGGTGAGAAAAAAGAAGAGTGATCAACTCTAGTGAAATACTGAAAATAGTTTGATCAACCATTTGAGAAAGTTTTGGTAAAAGATGTAGTTAACTTGGCACTTTTGAGATTTAAAGAAAAGGAATGCGTAAAGCCTTGTTGTGGACAAAAGGTTGTGAACCTTTCATCTTCCGTACGTGTGTAATATAATTTTCTTGTCTGgagaaaaaaattataaatatattattttgtatgtACTTATTACATGTCTAGTCATTTCAATAAATATTTGACATTTATATTCTATTTGGATACATGTTTTacaaataataatttaatttaaaatattatccACAAGTAAtccaaaattatatatatatatatataatataaaacgGATTCCCAAAACCACATTTTACTTATAAAATATCATGTAAAATTATTTTTTGTGCATACGTTAAAACTTTTGACAATAATTATTCACTCTAGAAAAAGGCTGAATTTAGTCAATAACATTTATCTTGGGGAAAATGTTTTTTGTaaatatgtaaaaatattttaaattatataaatttctTTAATATATCTGAGCAAATCAAGAAAAAAATTAATGTATCTCTTTTTAGAATAAAAGTGTATTTTGTTAAATGTGTTGCATTTTACGCGAAATTTTATGGTTTAATTTTGTTAACTTTGTCTTATGAAACTTTGTTGATTAGTTTACGGTTAGAAGTGATTAGATGTAAAATATTATATTGTATTATTTctttaattttgttttaaaaacatttttttcTTAATAAATTATAGACCTGAAACTTTGTATTTGGCAACGATTAGATGAAAcatgtatattatatataaatcaaagtATTAATTAGGAATTAGTATTTATATATGATACGGAAGTTTACATTTAATAAAAAaagttatttttaaaatttaccCAATAATAGTGGGACTATAAAATATTATCAATTAATCTATGATAATAATTTTAGTGTATTATTAAATTGGTTTTTAGAGGTTATCAAAGGGAGAACAAAGTACTACTTAGATAGAATCATCTTGTATTTGTGTAGAATGTGGTTTTGAAACTCTCATTCACCGTAAAGTAGAATAATGGATCAGATGCAGATGGAGGTAAGTTTAATATCCTCGTGTCCAATTTCAAAATTGTGTTTTAGTTAGGGTTTATATaatggcaagtttgcaattgaCACAACTCTGCTTGTTATTGAAAAGGACTTTAAATTCTCTAAGTGCTCTGTAACATGCATGTCGAAGAAGCTAACAAATATTTATATGGTGAATTCGTGATAGTTGAGTTATGTAGAATGTATGATTTTAACTTATTTTAGGATTGTTCAAGTATGTACCTGATCTAACTTTATATGACAACTTCATGATCTTTCCCAGACTTAATTTAAGATCTATAATATATCCTGAGTAACTTGTTTGGACATCGTAAGGATTATTGATGAAACCAGATTACATAGGATTTCAACCTCTCTGATTGGACAAAATATGATTTCATGTTTCTCGCAAATCTTATTAGGCTAATATTTGTTTGAACTTAGATATTTAGTAGTATTAGGTTTATGTGTTATGTTAGCTACACACAATTATCAATTACTACTAAAGATATATTACCCTGATTTGCAGAGAATAAAGGGAAAATTCCTTTCCTGTGGCATTGAATGGGACATGGGTAAGCAGAAATCAATTATAATATTTTAGTCACAGTAATCATATTTAGTGATAATGAAGGTTAGGTCGTAAATTACTTTTAGGTCAAGGTCGGAAACCATTGGCGACCTTTATTTCTGCGAATGTGGAGACCGATGAAGAAGGGACATTTGTAAGTgtttcttgttgtattgttaaggaataacaattggtatcagtgcaagctcttgaagtacaaagagtttaaagatcacaataaaATTGCAaaatgaacaagaaggatgttggagtcaaaattccatttttggataaagacaattatcatcactggaaggtgaagatgcacctacatcttctttctcaagatgaggcctatgttgattgcatagagagaggtcctcatgttccaatgacAGCTACTACTGGCAATGAGCCTTCAGtccccaagcctaggcatgaatggtcatatcctgatattgagcaagtcaggaaggacaaaaagaccatgaatattttattcaatggacttgatggtgacatgtttgacaacatcatcaattgcaagacatccaaggaggtttgggacaccatccaaattatctgtgatggtactaagcaagttagagaaaataagatgcagctgctaattcagcaatatgagcactttcattgtgaagacagtgaaactctcactgacatatttagtaggttttaaaagctactaaatgctctgaagttgcatggaagagtctatcagacaaaagactccaatctcaagttccttagatctctttcaaaggaatggaaatcaatgacagtctcattgagaaattctcaggattacaaggattttatcttggagagactgtatggcatcctgaaaacttatgagcttgaaatagagcaagatgagaggatggagaaaggaaagaagaaaggagggtccatagaactggttgctgagttggaaaaggagaaggaagtgaatgtagaagctgttgagtctacaacaaaggtctgtgaaaacaagggcaaggggctggtagctgaaaatgaagattctttgagccaagatgatatggatgatattgatgaacatcttgcattcctttccagaagattttccaagatcaagttcaagaagaactttaaagcagctaagccaaatagaaacatggtggataaatcaaaattcaaatatttcaaatgtggcttggcagggcatttttccagtgagtgtagaaagtcaaattccagcaagaagaagttttagcctgtggattataaacagaagtattttgagttgctcaaacaaaaggaaatggcttttattacacaagaaaatgactggacagcagatggtttggatgaggatgaagatgtcagctatgtaaatctagccctaatggccaaatctgatgaaacagaaacaagttcttcaagtaatcaggtaatcaccattaaactacacatttatctaaagttgagtgtaatgatgcaattaatgacatgtctacagaattatatcatttgcgtgttacacttaagtctctcactaaggaaaatgctaaaataaaagaaaacaatctgtttttaagtgagaggaataatgtgctagagtctcagtttattaaatttgagaaattgagaatataatgtaagattgctaaggaggatttaactgagtccttgaagaaagaagagattttgaagaagcaacttgaacgagaacaggaggtgattaaggcatggaaatcatctagagatgttcatgctcaaatcaccaaagttcaaggtattgattccttttgtgatgcaacctgaaaaaagagtaaggagaagctggaatccaatttggttgaaggattgctaacagatgtggactcgacggatgatgagagtcatccgtcggataatcaaaaggattatccgtcgagtgacacaaatcctcatccgtcggctgtgagcaaacctgtgagcaaagacaaaattgccaagttaaatgaaaagtatggatcagtttccaaaaactttgtttcaggagaatcaagtcaagtgaagaaggagaagaaagtgaatgttggtcatctgtctatcaagcaattgaatgacagattagaaaagtTTGAGGTTAAACAGAAACTAAAGAGAAAAATAATAGAAACGGGAAAGTAGcgattaacaaacataacaactacacacctgataaatatgctccaagaaaaatctatgttaagtgtggtagtgttaatcatctgtctgttaattgcaaacttgctatgcctactcctatatttgtaccatcttcttttcccaacatgaatgccatgccttctatgcctatgaatgctatgtctacaccgaatatgaatgcacaatttactaatatgccatttacacctaatccttattatgctgcatttagtatgtcgcaaatgccatttagcatgccttactagaataacatgtttgcaaacaacatgccttttcctgttaatcaaaatgtgcatgataattctgttttaatgactggtttcaaaggtctaactcagatgactaaggatgaatctaatatccccaagtcaaatgagatcaaacctaagaaacaaaagaagaaagctaacaaggcaggacccaaggaaacttgggtaccaaaatcaacttgattcggttttgatgtatgcagggaaacagaaaaaaTCTGTGGTACCTGGATcgtggttgttcaagacacatgactggagattctaccctgctcacagagttcaaggagagagctagcccaagtattacttttggagatgacatcaagggttatactgtgggatatggcttgatttctaaagacaatgtcatcattgaggaggctgccttagtggatggtctcaagcataatttgttgagtatcatccagctttgtgataaaggcaattcaataaccttcaattcagaagcctgtgttgtgacaaataaaaggagcaacaaagtggttctcactggagtgagaaaaggaaatgtgtccctagctgacttcaactcgtcaagtgcagaatctgtcacttgtcttctcagtaaatcaagtcaagatgaaagttggctgtggcacaagaagctgtcccaactaaacttcaaaaccatgaatgagcttgccaagaaagaactggttagaggtattcctcaagtggagttttctaaggatggactgtgtgattcCTGACAAAAAGGAAATAatattaaagcatcattcaggaagaagtttgatttaacaattgaagaacctctgcaattgctacacatggatttgtttggaccagtcaatgtgttgtccatctcaaggaaaagatttttcctagtaattgtatatgatttctcaaagttctcttggacatatttcctaaagtctaaagatgaggctaatgaaatcatcatcaatcacataaggtaagtcaacaatcatcctgatttcaaagttagaagaatcaggagtgacaatggaactgagttcaagaattctgttatgagagcattttgtgaagaaaatgggattatgcatgagttttcagcaacaagaactccataacaaaatggagtagtggaaagaaagaacagatcacttattaaagctgcaaggacaatgcttgaagaatcaaagttaccaacttaattctgggctgaagctgtaaatactgcatgctatacttagaatatttctttggttaatcaagcaaagtgtatgacaccctaccaattgttcaagaacaagaagccaactctaaattttcttcatgtctttggctgcaaatgttatatcttgagaaatcaaactaatcaaaatggaaagtttgatgctaaagcagatgaaggaatttttgttggatatgctgttggtaaagcatatagagtgtacaatctaagaaccaacattattatggaatcaatacatgttgtgtttcatgataagaagattgaaggactgcaagatgaagattaccatgagagcctcaaatttgataatgtggagatgattagtgatgaaagtgatgatgaaagtgatcaagaaacagtattaaaggataatgtagaaaaatctactaccaatgaagcacaaaattcaacatctgtcgagttgcaaaatgcttcatccgtcgggagacaatctgctttatccgtcgggagacaatcagcttcatccgtcggatCTCAgaatgcaccatccgtcgggtcatcaaaagaagctgaaagtcagaatagatcacttacagaaagttcccctttctcaaatcaaagatccataaactcagggggagtttttaataatcaaaacgcagttacacatcaagacaacaatgaggcctcttcatctagagctaatttacctcaacaaaggaaatggacaaaagatcacccctttgagctcatcattggtgatgtatcttctagagttcaaacaaggaaagcaactcaagaagaatgtctatgtagcagcttcctatctaaggaagaaccaaagaaggtagaagaatttttgttggatcctgattggattttagctatgcaggaggagctaaaccaatttgaaaggaataaggtatggaagctggtacccaagtctaaagaaaacaatccaattgacactaaatgggtattcagaaacaagatggatgaaaatggcatagtggttaggaacaaagctagattggttgctaagggctattgtcaacaagaaggaatagattttgatgaaacttttgctcctgttgcaagacttgaagccatcaaatttttttagcctatgcagcccatgctaatttcaaggtctatcaaatggatgtcaagcGTGCTTttttaaatggagatttggaggaggaagtctatgtcagtcagcctcctgattttgaagatccaaatttcccaaatcatgtctactatcttttgaaagcactctatggactgaagcaagcacctagagcctggtatgacactttatcaaagttccttttggaaaatcacttcacaagaggtactgtggataaaactttattctttagaaatattaatggctctagtatacttgttcagatttatgtagatgatattaaatttggctctatagatgaaaaactttacaaaaagcttgccaaattgatgcaaagtaagtatgaaatgagcatgatgggagaactaacttactttcttggtttacaagttaagcaaattagtgatggaatattcattagtcaaactaaatacattcatgatcttttaaagaagtttgatctaatggattgcacatctgcaaaaactcccatggccactgcaactaagcttgaattaaacaatactgaaaagtctgtggacatttcaagttataggggcatggttggctcacttctatacttaacaggtagtaggccagatataatgtttgctacttgtctttgtgctagatttcaggctgatcctagagaatctcacctagtggctattaagagaattttcagatatctcaagggaacaccaaaacttggcatttggtaccctagagattctggttttgatctgactggttattcagatacagattatgcaggttgtaaaataggcaggaaaagtacaactgaaaccagtcaatttctaggaaacaagcttgtgtcctggttcagtaaaaagcaaaattcagtctctacttttacagctgaagctgaatatattgctgctggtagttgctgtgcacaaattttgtggatgaaaaaccaattattggactatggtctacaagtggataggattcctattttctgtgataacacaagtgcaattgccatcactgaaaatccagta
This sequence is a window from Apium graveolens cultivar Ventura chromosome 9, ASM990537v1, whole genome shotgun sequence. Protein-coding genes within it:
- the LOC141687061 gene encoding uncharacterized protein LOC141687061, which produces MEESSIDNKPQLKVEDPVRKQFQSFKEEENTSNISDIVVVENDLRIENKINNRGQAAVRVNENDDIECLPGYRFNPFDHELLVHYLWKKVKKQPLPHNKITEVELYKYNPEDITQVEQGLVDKEWYFFTPRDRKYRNGTRPNRAAGNGYWKATGADKDVLYKGVIVGHRKALVFYHGKAPKGDKTNWIMHEFRVKEEQPKDQKIRSGDNDMRLDDWVLCRIYKKDDRIRRAPKQNHAENSFDNSFDVSSPSNQNVAATTRNDINETEGDFYHEFGGNAQLMTGNGHRNIAGIHSPLVVNNNTHYNHYADNSMHNPFLHNPIAFSNTQPFRYIPPSFPSNYNLENLPYFENSFEDWGSTCQYPLVDNPFLDSSPNDAIIVQSNTNNNNVLPTNSQNTVIISENNSEIVTPSNDNSSS